One segment of Purpureocillium takamizusanense chromosome 7, complete sequence DNA contains the following:
- the MIP1 gene encoding DNA-directed DNA polymerase (BUSCO:EOG092603KJ~EggNog:ENOG503NTXD~COG:L) has translation MNALAPAAGPVHRAATASFVRIARHHAYRRQAWRAHVRWLADVANEANLKRRGTLALPSQSRFNEIGVQQLSSHVFNQVFPDGCKPPPEELVRLSRDHLRRHDLLGKNTDDSAPIAFDLPQLHGRTLDEHFFKLGTDCAEPYLSHAKQFVRSSVPPKPRKWVRRSGWTKYYPDGRTEQVDAPNEEMLCFDTEALWKESPFSVMACAASPTAWYAWLSPWLLGETKNDRQLIPLGNPTQARIIVGHNVGYDRARVREEYDIKQSRNAFIDTMSLHVAVNGMCSQQRPTWMKHKKNRELRERVATQTPDNELAELLSNRSMQEEEELWVERSSVNSLRDVAKFHLNVAIDKAMRDDFGELDRQGVVAKLDMLLDYCAADVSITHRVYQIVFPNFLDVCPHPVSFAALRHLASVILPVNKTWDAYIANAEATYHKLSDAVQERLVGLADKALELKDDPEKWQHDPWMMQLDWSGQEIRMVKGKRKNDPPRPAARQKKPGMPQWYKDLFAKNDAPISITVRTRIAPLLLKMSWDGHPLFWSDKYGWVFRVPKGECDKYTGKQMLHCVFDDTEAALRDDRLHAYFKLPHKDGPTARCVNPMAKGYLSYFENGTLSSEYSYAKEALEMNASCSYWMSARDRIMSQVVVYEDELGQAAGKKRRGRRSPEDTHGFILPQVIPMGTITRRAVENTWLTASNAKKNRVGSELKAMVKAPRGYCFVGADVDSQELWIASLVGDATFKIHGGNAVGFMTLEGNKAAGTDLHSRTASILGISRNDAKVFNYGRIYGAGLKFAATLLRQFNPGLSERETMEVASKLYANTKGTKTNRKTIYKRPFWRGGTESFVFNKLEEFAEQERPRTPVLGAGITEALMGRFIGKGGYLTSRINWAIQSSGVDYLHLLIVSMDFLIRRYNIDARLAITVHDEIRYLVKEEDRYRAALALQVANVWTRAMFAQQAGINDLPQSCAYFSAVDIDHVLRKEVDMECITPSHPTPIPPGESLDINALLDKGEEALLDPGVVPEPRHAPNLDGIEYQQRVPVMQAIEGESGTSLPFIRAQVASDDAEIRDIIKEIKKAEEAAAPKDKPMSKRSLRNVLPYQAHPQLVPMEEPLSVAEALGARHRSGQGGKGGWSSWTKSSAKGSRPTWRI, from the exons ATGAATGCGCTCGCACCCGCTGCTGGCCCGgtccaccgcgccgccaccgccagcttCGTCCGCATCGCCCGACATCATGCCTACCGGCGCCAGGCGTGGCGCGCCCATgtgcgctggctggccgacgtcgccaacgAGGCGAACCTGAAGCGGCGAGGCACGCTCGCCC TCCCGTCGCAGTCGCGCTTCAATGAGATCGGCGTGCAGCAACTGAGCTCGCATGTCTTCAATCAAGTATTCCCCGACGGATGCAAGCCTCCGCCCGAGGAGCTTGTCCGGCTCTCCCGCGACCATCTGCGCCGTCATGACCTGCTTGGCAAAAACACCGACGACTCCGCGCCCATCGCCTTCGACCTGCCCCAGCTACACGGGCGCACCCTCGACGAGCACTTCTTCAAGCTCGGGACTGACTGCGCTGAGCCCTACCTGAGCCATGCGAAGCAGTTCGTCCGCTCCAGCGTTCCCCCAAAGCCCCGCAAGTGGGTGCGGCGGAGCGGCTGGACCAAGTACTATCCCGATGGCCGAACCGAGCAAGTCGATGCGCCCAACGAAGAGATGCTCTGCTTTGACACAGAGGCCCTATGGAAGGAGAGCCCCTTCTCCGTCAtggcgtgcgcggcgagtCCCACTGCTTGGTACGCCTGGCTGTCGCCCTGGCTTCTGGGCGAGACGAAGAATGACCGGCAACTCATTCCGCTCGGCAACCCGACCCAGgcgcgcatcatcgtcgggCACAATGTCGGCTACGACCGCGCCAGAGTCAGGGAGGAGTACGACATCAAGCAGTCCCGGAACGCATTCATCGACACCATGTCCCTTCACGTCGCTGTCAACGGCATGTGCTCACAACAGCGCCCGACGTGGATGAAACACAAAAAGAACCGCGAGCTGAGAGAGAGGGTAGCCACGCAGACCCCTGACAACGAGCTTGCGGAGCTACTCAGCAACCGGAGTATgcaggaggaagaagagctgtGGGTGGAAAGGAGCTCCGTCAACTCGTTGCGAGACGTGGCCAAGTTTCACCTCAacgtcgccatcgacaaggccATGCGTGACGATTttggcgagctggaccgCCAAGGCGTGGTGGCCAAACTCGACATGCTCCTCGACTACTGCGCGGCCGACGTGTCCATCACGCATCGCGTATACCAGATCGTCTTCCCCAATTTTCTCGACGTGTGCCCTCACCCCGTCAGCTTCGCCGCCTTGCGACATCTCGCCTCCGTGATCCTGCCCGTCAACAAGACCTGGGACGCTTACATAGCCAACGCCGAGGCCACCTACCACAAACTCTCGGATGCCGTCCAGGAGAGGCTCGTCGGTctcgccgacaaggccctcgagctcaagGATGACCCGGAAAAGTGGCAACACGACCCCTGGATGATGCAGCTCGACTGGTCTGGTCAAGAAATCCGCATGGTCAAGGGCAAGCGCAAAAACGATCCTCCCAGACCGGCCGCGCGACAGAAGAAGCCGGGCATGCCGCAGTGGTACAAGGACCTTTTCGCGAAAAACGACGCCCCCATCAGCATCACGGTGCGAACGCGCATCGCCCCTCTGCTCTTGAAGATGTCCTGGGATGGCCACCCGCTCTTCTGGTCGGACAAATACGGCTGGGTTTTCAGGGTGCCCAAGGGTGAATGCGACAAGTACACAGGGAAGCAGATGCTTCATTGCGTCTTCGACGACACGGAGGCGGCCCTACGAGACGACAGACTGCACGCCTACTTCAAGCTCCCTCACAAGGACGGGCCGACCGCTCGTTGCGTCAATCCGATGGCCAAGGGTTATCTGAGCTACTTTGAAAATGGCACTCTCTCGTCCGAGTACTCGTACGCCAAGGAAGCGCTCGAGATGAATGCATCGTGTTCGTACTGGATGAGCGCGCGAGATCGCATCATGTCGCAAGTGGTCGTCTACGAAGACGAGTTGGGCCAAGCTGCCGGCAAGAAGCGAAGGGGCAGACGGTCGCCCGAGGACACTCACGGCTTCATCTTGCCCCAGGTCATCCCCATGGGCACCATCACGAGACGAGCCGTGGAGAACACATGGCTCACCGCGAGCAACGCCAAGAAGAACAGGGTGGGAtccgagctcaaggccatggtcAAGGCCCCGCGGGGCTACTgcttcgtcggcgcggacgtCGACTCCCAGGAGCTGTGGATTGCCAGTTTGGTTGGCGATGCGACGTTCAAGATCCACGGGGGCAACGCGGTGGGGTTCATGACGCTCGAGGGAAACAAGGCCGCAGGCACGGATCTCCACtcgcggacggcgtcgatccTGGGCATATCGCGAAACGACGCAAAGGTCTTCAACTACGGCCGCATCTACGGGGCCGGGTTGAAGTttgcggcgacgctgctccgACAGTTCAACCCCGGCCTGTCGGAGAGGGAGACGATGGAGGTGGCGTCGAAGCTGTACGCCAACACCAAGGGCACCAAGACGAACAGAAAGACAATCTACAAGCGACCGTTCTGGCGCGGGGGCACCGAGTCGTTTGTCTTCAACAAGCTCGAGGAGTTCGCCGAGCAGGAACGGCCCAGGACGCCAGTGCTGGGCGCCGGCATCACGGAGGCGCTGATGGGTCGGTtcatcggcaagggcggctATCTGACGTCGCGAATCAACTGGGCCATTCAGTCGTCGGGGGTCGACTATCTGCACCTCCTGATCGTATCAATGGACTTTCTCATCCGCCGCTACAACATCGATGCGCGCCTGGCCATTACGGTGCATGACGAAATCCGCTACCTGGTGAAGGAGGAAGACAGATACCGGGCCGCGCTGGCTCTGCAGGTGGCCAACGTGTGGACGCGGGCCATGTTTGCGCAGCAAGCGGGCATCAATGACCTGCCGCAGTCGTGCGCGTACTTTTCGGCCGTGGACATTGATCACGTCCTGCGCAAGGAAGTGGACATGGAGTGCATCACGCCCAGCCACCCGACGCCCATCCCGCCCGGCGAGAGCCTCGACATCAATGCGCTgctcgacaagggcgaggaggcgctcctGGACCCAGGCGTCGTCCCGGAGCCGAGGCACGCGCCGAACTTAGACGGCATCGAGTACCAGCAGCGCGTGCCCGTGATGCAGGCGATCGAGGGCGAGTCGGGAACCAGCCTGCCGTTCATCCGAGCGCAGGtcgcgagcgacgacgccgaaaTTCGCGACATCATCAAGGAGATCAAAAAGGCGGAAgaggcggccgcgcccaAGGACAAGCCCATGAGCAAACGGTCGCTGCGCAACGTGCTGCCGTACCAGGCGCACCCACAGCTGGTGCCCATGGAGGAGCCCCTGtcggtggccgaggcgctaGGCGCGCGGCATCGAAGCGGacagggcggcaagggcgggtGGTCCTCGTGGACGAAGAGTTCGGCAAAgggctcgcggccgacgtggaGGATCtga
- the MIP1 gene encoding DNA-directed DNA polymerase (BUSCO:EOG092603KJ~EggNog:ENOG503NTXD~COG:L) translates to MLCFDTEALWKESPFSVMACAASPTAWYAWLSPWLLGETKNDRQLIPLGNPTQARIIVGHNVGYDRARVREEYDIKQSRNAFIDTMSLHVAVNGMCSQQRPTWMKHKKNRELRERVATQTPDNELAELLSNRSMQEEEELWVERSSVNSLRDVAKFHLNVAIDKAMRDDFGELDRQGVVAKLDMLLDYCAADVSITHRVYQIVFPNFLDVCPHPVSFAALRHLASVILPVNKTWDAYIANAEATYHKLSDAVQERLVGLADKALELKDDPEKWQHDPWMMQLDWSGQEIRMVKGKRKNDPPRPAARQKKPGMPQWYKDLFAKNDAPISITVRTRIAPLLLKMSWDGHPLFWSDKYGWVFRVPKGECDKYTGKQMLHCVFDDTEAALRDDRLHAYFKLPHKDGPTARCVNPMAKGYLSYFENGTLSSEYSYAKEALEMNASCSYWMSARDRIMSQVVVYEDELGQAAGKKRRGRRSPEDTHGFILPQVIPMGTITRRAVENTWLTASNAKKNRVGSELKAMVKAPRGYCFVGADVDSQELWIASLVGDATFKIHGGNAVGFMTLEGNKAAGTDLHSRTASILGISRNDAKVFNYGRIYGAGLKFAATLLRQFNPGLSERETMEVASKLYANTKGTKTNRKTIYKRPFWRGGTESFVFNKLEEFAEQERPRTPVLGAGITEALMGRFIGKGGYLTSRINWAIQSSGVDYLHLLIVSMDFLIRRYNIDARLAITVHDEIRYLVKEEDRYRAALALQVANVWTRAMFAQQAGINDLPQSCAYFSAVDIDHVLRKEVDMECITPSHPTPIPPGESLDINALLDKGEEALLDPGVVPEPRHAPNLDGIEYQQRVPVMQAIEGESGTSLPFIRAQVASDDAEIRDIIKEIKKAEEAAAPKDKPMSKRSLRNVLPYQAHPQLVPMEEPLSVAEALGARHRSGQGGKGGWSSWTKSSAKGSRPTWRI, encoded by the coding sequence ATGCTCTGCTTTGACACAGAGGCCCTATGGAAGGAGAGCCCCTTCTCCGTCAtggcgtgcgcggcgagtCCCACTGCTTGGTACGCCTGGCTGTCGCCCTGGCTTCTGGGCGAGACGAAGAATGACCGGCAACTCATTCCGCTCGGCAACCCGACCCAGgcgcgcatcatcgtcgggCACAATGTCGGCTACGACCGCGCCAGAGTCAGGGAGGAGTACGACATCAAGCAGTCCCGGAACGCATTCATCGACACCATGTCCCTTCACGTCGCTGTCAACGGCATGTGCTCACAACAGCGCCCGACGTGGATGAAACACAAAAAGAACCGCGAGCTGAGAGAGAGGGTAGCCACGCAGACCCCTGACAACGAGCTTGCGGAGCTACTCAGCAACCGGAGTATgcaggaggaagaagagctgtGGGTGGAAAGGAGCTCCGTCAACTCGTTGCGAGACGTGGCCAAGTTTCACCTCAacgtcgccatcgacaaggccATGCGTGACGATTttggcgagctggaccgCCAAGGCGTGGTGGCCAAACTCGACATGCTCCTCGACTACTGCGCGGCCGACGTGTCCATCACGCATCGCGTATACCAGATCGTCTTCCCCAATTTTCTCGACGTGTGCCCTCACCCCGTCAGCTTCGCCGCCTTGCGACATCTCGCCTCCGTGATCCTGCCCGTCAACAAGACCTGGGACGCTTACATAGCCAACGCCGAGGCCACCTACCACAAACTCTCGGATGCCGTCCAGGAGAGGCTCGTCGGTctcgccgacaaggccctcgagctcaagGATGACCCGGAAAAGTGGCAACACGACCCCTGGATGATGCAGCTCGACTGGTCTGGTCAAGAAATCCGCATGGTCAAGGGCAAGCGCAAAAACGATCCTCCCAGACCGGCCGCGCGACAGAAGAAGCCGGGCATGCCGCAGTGGTACAAGGACCTTTTCGCGAAAAACGACGCCCCCATCAGCATCACGGTGCGAACGCGCATCGCCCCTCTGCTCTTGAAGATGTCCTGGGATGGCCACCCGCTCTTCTGGTCGGACAAATACGGCTGGGTTTTCAGGGTGCCCAAGGGTGAATGCGACAAGTACACAGGGAAGCAGATGCTTCATTGCGTCTTCGACGACACGGAGGCGGCCCTACGAGACGACAGACTGCACGCCTACTTCAAGCTCCCTCACAAGGACGGGCCGACCGCTCGTTGCGTCAATCCGATGGCCAAGGGTTATCTGAGCTACTTTGAAAATGGCACTCTCTCGTCCGAGTACTCGTACGCCAAGGAAGCGCTCGAGATGAATGCATCGTGTTCGTACTGGATGAGCGCGCGAGATCGCATCATGTCGCAAGTGGTCGTCTACGAAGACGAGTTGGGCCAAGCTGCCGGCAAGAAGCGAAGGGGCAGACGGTCGCCCGAGGACACTCACGGCTTCATCTTGCCCCAGGTCATCCCCATGGGCACCATCACGAGACGAGCCGTGGAGAACACATGGCTCACCGCGAGCAACGCCAAGAAGAACAGGGTGGGAtccgagctcaaggccatggtcAAGGCCCCGCGGGGCTACTgcttcgtcggcgcggacgtCGACTCCCAGGAGCTGTGGATTGCCAGTTTGGTTGGCGATGCGACGTTCAAGATCCACGGGGGCAACGCGGTGGGGTTCATGACGCTCGAGGGAAACAAGGCCGCAGGCACGGATCTCCACtcgcggacggcgtcgatccTGGGCATATCGCGAAACGACGCAAAGGTCTTCAACTACGGCCGCATCTACGGGGCCGGGTTGAAGTttgcggcgacgctgctccgACAGTTCAACCCCGGCCTGTCGGAGAGGGAGACGATGGAGGTGGCGTCGAAGCTGTACGCCAACACCAAGGGCACCAAGACGAACAGAAAGACAATCTACAAGCGACCGTTCTGGCGCGGGGGCACCGAGTCGTTTGTCTTCAACAAGCTCGAGGAGTTCGCCGAGCAGGAACGGCCCAGGACGCCAGTGCTGGGCGCCGGCATCACGGAGGCGCTGATGGGTCGGTtcatcggcaagggcggctATCTGACGTCGCGAATCAACTGGGCCATTCAGTCGTCGGGGGTCGACTATCTGCACCTCCTGATCGTATCAATGGACTTTCTCATCCGCCGCTACAACATCGATGCGCGCCTGGCCATTACGGTGCATGACGAAATCCGCTACCTGGTGAAGGAGGAAGACAGATACCGGGCCGCGCTGGCTCTGCAGGTGGCCAACGTGTGGACGCGGGCCATGTTTGCGCAGCAAGCGGGCATCAATGACCTGCCGCAGTCGTGCGCGTACTTTTCGGCCGTGGACATTGATCACGTCCTGCGCAAGGAAGTGGACATGGAGTGCATCACGCCCAGCCACCCGACGCCCATCCCGCCCGGCGAGAGCCTCGACATCAATGCGCTgctcgacaagggcgaggaggcgctcctGGACCCAGGCGTCGTCCCGGAGCCGAGGCACGCGCCGAACTTAGACGGCATCGAGTACCAGCAGCGCGTGCCCGTGATGCAGGCGATCGAGGGCGAGTCGGGAACCAGCCTGCCGTTCATCCGAGCGCAGGtcgcgagcgacgacgccgaaaTTCGCGACATCATCAAGGAGATCAAAAAGGCGGAAgaggcggccgcgcccaAGGACAAGCCCATGAGCAAACGGTCGCTGCGCAACGTGCTGCCGTACCAGGCGCACCCACAGCTGGTGCCCATGGAGGAGCCCCTGtcggtggccgaggcgctaGGCGCGCGGCATCGAAGCGGacagggcggcaagggcgggtGGTCCTCGTGGACGAAGAGTTCGGCAAAgggctcgcggccgacgtggaGGATCtga
- the YBP1 gene encoding YAP1-binding protein 1 (COG:S~EggNog:ENOG503NXA3): protein MAATTSSTAAAATSDEVVRRLRESKPPATDRFTYLTIIDKSLSPEVLPALQEILEDVELTGDIGWDLVEMLIDVPGSEPCLESIARLGNPREVILKVLQVMDITTGKGENGAEGNKAFVTLCGMLGILHKRLQVKAPSRFLHTTLDTVHRSYDPTSAEATAAVIALVRSLSGQKRPPLPTRQSSTMLDNPFQESDPAKSAPDPEADKTDQLNANEPEVMELLLQSFITNIIEAYVNTNSLEWASRLFEYTYPDRIVPGKKTMTQAFNEVEELQARDALVGQLVAVAGDIGLSNVPLSKLKASLEDICTDPLALDFDPARPDEIMMSTGGLVCLVAYKIFASDVFDANQPLPDMHMFPDHHQMLKLFLGESEDPQAQVASNPGTVESLLVMAIWLDGSRRLTAAAEGTEANFMAYHHLLTLISVLHPNVRVRNAATVVSGAVLHADPDEEDRLAILEDLLENCMFSSLQACAVTWLKEEIITAKKTGSRNRFSSAECLDSLQYTLFPSLTYLKEADTDTLLEFWTQSAPLLLQVANFALFLYGGSEYKDLAPAGMAAAIEHRYVEPLLHAAKALLAEVEKTGIEAQDAEPETLMQLGILADTLGRVPLQ from the exons atggccgccaccacctcctccaccgccgccgccgccacctccgaCGAGGTCGTTCGGCGGCTCAGGGAGTccaagccgcccgccacggaCCGCTTCACCTACCTGACCATCATCGACAAGTCCCTGTCCCCGGAGGTGCTGCCGGCCCTCCAGGAGATCCTGGAGGATGTCGAGCTGACGGGCGACATTGGATGGGACCTGGTTGAGATGCTCATTGACGTGCCCGGCAGCGAGCCCTGCCTCGAGagcatcgcccgcctcggcaacCCCCGCGAGGTCATCCTCAAGGTGCTGCAGGTCATGGACATCACCACGGGCAAGGGTGAgaacggcgccgagggcaacAAGGCCTTTGTCACCCTCTGCGGCATGCTCGGCATCCTGCACAAGCGCCTGCAGGTCAAGGCGCCCTCGCGCTTCCTGCACACGACGCTCGACACGGTCCACAGGTCCTACGACCCGACCAGCGCCGaagcgacggccgccgtcatcgccctcgtccgctcCCTGTCGGGCCAgaagcgcccgccgctgcccacgcGCCAGTCGAGCACCATGCTCGACAACCCCTTCCAGGAGAGCGACCCGGCCAAGAGCGCCCCCGAccccgaggccgacaagaCGGACCAGCTCAACGCAAACGAGCCCGAGGTcatggagctgctgctgcagtccTTCATCACCAATATCATCGAGGCCTACGTCAACACCAACAGCCTCGagtgggcgtcgaggctgttCGAGTACACGTACCCGGACAGAATAGTGCCGGGaaagaagacgatgacgcaAGCCTTCAACGAAGTGGAGGAGCTCCAAGCGCGGGACGCGCTGGTTGGGCAGCTCGTG GCCGTTGCAGGCGACATTGGTCTGTCCAACGTGCCCCTCTCCAAACTGAAGGCGTCTCTCGAGGACATTTGCACAGACCCCCTGGCTCTGGACTTTGACCCCGCGAGACCGGACGAGATCATGATGTCCACGGGCGGGCTAGTATGCTTGGTGGCCTACAAGATATTCGCCTCGGACGTTTTCGACGCGAACCAGCCGCTGCCCGACATGCACATGTTCCCTGACCACCACCAGATGCTGAAGCTCTTCCTGGGAGAGAGCGAGGATCCGCAGGCGCAGGTAGCCAGCAACCCCGGCACAGTAGAGTCGCTCCTGGTCATGGCCATATGGCTGGACGGGTCCCGGCGtctcacggcggcggcagagggtACTGAGGCCAACTTCATGGCGTACCATCACCTCCTGACCCTCATCTCCGTTTTGCACCCCAACGTGCGGGTGCGCAACGCAGCGACGGTCGTGTCTGGCGCGGTCCTGCATGCCGATccggacgaggaggacagGCTCGCCATTCTGGAGGATCTACTGGAGAACTGCATGTTTTCGTCGCTGCAGGCTTGCGCAGTGACGTGGCTCAAGGAAGAAATCATCACCGCCAAGAAGACGGGATCAAGGAACCGCttcagcagcgccgagtgCCTCGACTCGCTGCAGTACACGCTGTTCCCCAGCCTGACATATCTCAAGGAGGCGGACACGGACACGCTGCTGGAGTTTTGGACGCAgagcgcgccgctgctgctgcaggttgcCAACTTTGCGCTCTTCTTgtacggcggcagcgagtACAAGGACCTGGCGCCTGccgggatggcggcggcgattgaGCACAGGTACGTTGAGCCGCTGCTCCACGCGGCCAAGGCACTCTTAGCGGAGGTGGAGAAGACGGGTATCGAGGCGCAGGACGCGGAGCCCGAGACCCTGATGCAGTTGGGGATTTTGGCGGACACGCTCGGCCGAGTACCGTTGCAGTGA